One Halostagnicola kamekurae DNA segment encodes these proteins:
- a CDS encoding dolichol kinase: MADELKRRLVHASGSGLVALYLLASALDLGLTWPRFQALMVVLATGALVLEFLRLQVGLDWRLYDVLTREYEQDNPAAYALYMISMAAVVVVFEPDIALPAMLMLALGDPISGAVSDNSLQRIKPPKVLVTMFLVSTVIAVPFMGLVAAIAAAVGATLADGVTLEIRTYIIDDNLTIPIYAACLAWVALEFVPV; the protein is encoded by the coding sequence ATGGCCGACGAACTAAAGCGACGACTGGTCCACGCCAGCGGCTCCGGACTGGTTGCTCTCTACTTGCTCGCTTCCGCCCTCGATCTCGGGCTGACGTGGCCCCGGTTTCAGGCTCTCATGGTGGTTCTCGCGACCGGTGCGCTCGTCCTCGAGTTCCTGCGATTGCAGGTGGGCCTCGACTGGCGACTCTACGACGTGCTCACCCGCGAGTATGAACAGGACAACCCCGCCGCCTACGCGCTGTACATGATCAGCATGGCCGCCGTCGTCGTCGTCTTCGAACCGGATATCGCCCTCCCGGCGATGTTGATGCTCGCGCTCGGCGACCCGATCAGCGGTGCGGTCTCCGATAACAGCCTCCAGCGGATCAAACCCCCGAAGGTTCTCGTCACGATGTTTCTCGTCTCGACGGTGATCGCGGTCCCCTTCATGGGACTCGTCGCCGCGATCGCCGCCGCGGTAGGCGCGACGCTGGCCGACGGCGTCACCCTCGAGATCCGCACCTACATCATCGACGACAACCTGACGATTCCGATCTACGCCGCCTGTCTGGCGTGGGTCGCCCTCGAGTTCGTACCAGTTTGA
- the larB gene encoding nickel pincer cofactor biosynthesis protein LarB, which yields MRELLEAVAEGSLSPAEAEAELAGYVTDDAGRFDATRRQRRGIPEGILADGKPPEAVASLATTALETTGRALVTRLSDEQFRVLEAAVEDAEAGATIERWSTSALVRSSSYERPSLEATVAIVTAGTVDGPVADEAQVVCEDAGATVDRIDDVGVAALDRILDQTDRIRSADVVVVAAGREGALPTVVAGLVDAPVIAIPVSSGYGHGGDGEAALAGMLQSCTVLSVVNIDAGFVAGAQASLVARAVDRAARTAERE from the coding sequence ATGCGCGAACTTCTCGAAGCCGTTGCGGAGGGCTCTCTTTCCCCGGCAGAAGCCGAAGCTGAACTCGCTGGGTACGTCACCGACGACGCCGGTCGATTCGATGCGACACGCCGACAGCGTCGCGGCATTCCGGAGGGAATTCTGGCCGACGGAAAACCGCCCGAAGCCGTCGCGTCGCTGGCGACGACCGCACTCGAGACGACGGGGCGGGCGCTCGTGACCCGCCTCTCGGACGAACAGTTCCGGGTTCTCGAGGCCGCGGTCGAGGACGCCGAGGCTGGGGCAACCATCGAGCGCTGGAGCACGTCCGCGCTCGTTCGGTCGTCGTCGTACGAGCGCCCCTCGCTCGAGGCGACCGTCGCGATCGTCACCGCGGGGACGGTCGACGGGCCGGTCGCCGACGAGGCGCAGGTCGTCTGCGAGGACGCGGGGGCGACCGTCGACCGGATCGACGACGTCGGCGTCGCGGCGCTCGACCGCATACTCGACCAGACCGACAGGATACGGTCGGCGGACGTGGTCGTCGTCGCCGCCGGGCGCGAGGGGGCGCTGCCGACGGTTGTGGCCGGACTGGTCGACGCGCCCGTAATCGCGATCCCCGTCTCGAGCGGCTACGGACACGGCGGCGACGGCGAGGCGGCCCTCGCCGGAATGCTCCAGTCCTGTACCGTGCTGTCCGTCGTCAACATCGACGCCGGCTTCGTCGCCGGGGCGCAGGCGTCGCTCGTCGCGCGTGCCGTCGATCGAGCCGCTCGCACGGCCGAGCGCGAGTAA
- a CDS encoding rhodanese-like domain-containing protein, producing the protein MNRRSFLAVAGSGSLAIVAGCLDDIGIGGTNSDGDENTDRDESGYETQTFVGKEVPLVPVDEAYEWYENEEARFVDTRGMGQYDAGHIPGAVYSPAVGGDGTDPTDEWAHDTRIVTYCGCPHTLAGQRAAELKSEGFENVYAIDEGYGGWEDAEYPTERNDQNADVETHAIEGEADASNAGEYVDISTLEGSNYEVATIQPDGTYETEIRFPDVTAETELIVEAPDYTVEGTLEEFTSEPVTADS; encoded by the coding sequence ATGAATAGGCGTTCGTTTCTCGCCGTTGCCGGGAGCGGGTCGCTGGCAATCGTCGCAGGATGTCTCGACGACATCGGAATCGGTGGGACGAATAGCGATGGCGACGAGAACACCGATCGCGACGAATCGGGGTACGAAACGCAAACGTTCGTGGGGAAGGAAGTTCCGCTCGTCCCCGTCGACGAGGCCTACGAGTGGTACGAAAACGAGGAGGCTCGGTTCGTCGATACGCGCGGAATGGGCCAGTACGATGCCGGCCACATTCCCGGCGCGGTCTACAGCCCTGCAGTCGGCGGCGACGGGACCGATCCCACGGACGAGTGGGCACACGACACGCGGATCGTCACGTACTGTGGCTGTCCGCACACGCTCGCCGGCCAGCGTGCCGCGGAGCTCAAATCAGAGGGATTCGAGAACGTGTACGCGATCGACGAGGGGTACGGCGGGTGGGAAGACGCCGAGTACCCGACCGAACGCAACGACCAGAACGCGGATGTCGAAACACACGCGATCGAAGGCGAAGCCGATGCGTCCAACGCGGGCGAGTACGTCGATATCTCCACGCTCGAGGGAAGCAACTACGAAGTCGCGACGATCCAGCCCGACGGTACCTACGAGACCGAGATCCGGTTCCCGGACGTCACCGCCGAGACCGAACTGATCGTCGAGGCACCCGACTACACCGTCGAGGGCACGCTCGAGGAGTTCACGAGTGAACCGGTCACCGCCGACAGCTAA
- a CDS encoding CBS domain-containing protein: MNVADAMTPREDVVTVELPGTRSDVLEYLQKQSFSSVPVVKSTDEGTEYRGLVSRDVLIEQPDEDQLVMLLEDVPTTTAETSLEDVARTMVEQGARRVPVVDGEFEGIVTVTDVIHAIAAGDQETDDVVESYASEDVNATYEGTPLIVAERELFYANVPYAVALDNEGTMSGVLTEVDIIDVARIVEGEEETGNNFPDQDADYSWEGIKGVGSRYLPTRDIEIPTGPVRDFMTGDVVTVTAKKSIQETAQAMISNDIEQIPMVTGEHLAGIVCDVDLLEALYE, from the coding sequence ATGAACGTAGCCGACGCGATGACGCCGCGCGAAGACGTCGTGACCGTCGAACTGCCGGGAACCAGAAGCGACGTGCTCGAGTACCTCCAGAAGCAGTCGTTCTCGTCGGTTCCCGTCGTCAAATCGACCGACGAGGGGACCGAGTACCGGGGGCTCGTCTCTCGAGACGTCTTAATCGAACAGCCCGACGAAGACCAGCTCGTCATGCTGCTCGAGGACGTTCCGACGACGACGGCGGAGACGTCGCTCGAGGACGTCGCGCGGACGATGGTCGAGCAGGGCGCACGACGCGTTCCAGTCGTGGACGGGGAGTTCGAGGGAATAGTCACGGTAACCGACGTCATCCACGCCATCGCGGCAGGCGATCAGGAGACCGACGACGTCGTCGAATCCTACGCGAGCGAAGATGTCAACGCGACCTACGAGGGGACGCCGTTGATCGTCGCAGAGCGCGAGTTGTTCTACGCGAACGTCCCGTACGCGGTCGCACTCGACAACGAGGGAACCATGAGCGGTGTGCTCACCGAGGTCGACATCATCGATGTCGCCCGGATCGTCGAGGGCGAAGAGGAAACGGGGAACAACTTCCCGGACCAGGACGCCGACTACTCCTGGGAGGGTATCAAGGGCGTCGGGAGCCGCTACCTGCCGACTCGAGACATCGAGATTCCGACCGGTCCCGTCCGGGACTTCATGACCGGCGACGTCGTCACGGTGACGGCCAAGAAGTCGATTCAGGAGACCGCACAGGCCATGATCAGCAACGACATCGAGCAGATTCCGATGGTGACCGGCGAACACCTGGCGGGCATCGTCTGCGACGTCGACCTGCTGGAGGCGCTGTATGAGTGA
- a CDS encoding phosphoglucomutase, translating to METISFGTDGWRATLEEFTTPRVRMVGQAVATYLTDEGLEGPVAVGYDARETSRGFAEELTRVLCANGFDVLLSERDRPTPLVAHAIVDRDLAGALVVTASHNPPEYNGVKFIPEDGAPALPPVMDAVADRLAEPDPLPASEHGSAREVDFAESHAEAAMDVVERTTGRPIDIAGTTVAYDAMHGSGRDTTDALLERAGASVERLRCELDPDFGGTGPEPAPENLEELIELVTAGSEGGGEAIDLGIANDGDADRIAVVTPERGYLDENLFFAALYDFLLESADGAAVRTVSTTYLVDRIADAHDASVHEVPVGFKWVAQAMANHDALVGGEESGGFTIRGHVREKDGVLLALLAAAMHDEEPIDERVDRLLETHGTVVQDKTSVACPDERKERVLVDLEAEIPDAVADTAVEDVNTADGFKLLLADGSWLLVRPSGTEPVLRVYAEATDEERVATLLGAGEELLEPLV from the coding sequence ATGGAGACGATTTCGTTCGGCACAGACGGCTGGCGGGCGACGCTCGAGGAGTTCACGACGCCTCGAGTACGGATGGTCGGACAGGCGGTCGCGACGTACCTCACAGACGAGGGGCTCGAGGGACCCGTCGCCGTCGGCTACGACGCTCGGGAAACCTCGCGGGGGTTCGCCGAGGAACTCACGCGCGTGCTCTGTGCGAACGGGTTCGACGTGCTGCTCAGCGAACGCGACCGACCCACGCCGCTCGTGGCACACGCCATCGTCGATCGGGACCTCGCCGGCGCGCTGGTCGTCACCGCCTCGCACAACCCGCCGGAGTACAACGGCGTCAAGTTCATCCCAGAGGACGGCGCGCCGGCGCTTCCGCCGGTGATGGACGCCGTCGCCGACCGGCTCGCCGAACCAGACCCGCTGCCGGCCTCCGAACACGGCAGCGCCCGCGAGGTCGACTTCGCCGAGTCGCACGCCGAGGCCGCGATGGACGTCGTCGAGCGGACGACCGGCAGGCCGATCGACATCGCCGGAACCACCGTCGCCTACGACGCCATGCACGGCAGCGGGCGGGACACGACCGACGCCCTCCTCGAGCGCGCCGGAGCGTCCGTCGAGCGACTTCGCTGTGAACTCGATCCCGACTTCGGCGGAACCGGTCCCGAACCCGCACCCGAGAACCTCGAGGAACTGATCGAACTGGTGACGGCAGGGAGCGAGGGCGGCGGGGAAGCGATCGACCTCGGAATCGCGAACGACGGTGACGCCGACCGGATCGCGGTCGTCACGCCCGAGCGGGGCTACCTCGACGAGAACCTGTTTTTCGCCGCGCTCTATGACTTCCTGCTCGAGTCGGCCGACGGGGCCGCGGTCAGAACCGTTTCGACGACGTACCTCGTCGACCGCATCGCCGACGCTCACGACGCGTCCGTCCACGAGGTACCCGTCGGCTTCAAGTGGGTCGCACAGGCGATGGCCAACCACGATGCCCTCGTCGGCGGCGAGGAGTCGGGCGGGTTCACGATTCGCGGCCACGTCCGCGAGAAAGACGGCGTCTTGCTGGCGCTGCTGGCGGCTGCGATGCACGACGAAGAACCGATCGACGAGCGCGTCGACCGGTTGCTCGAGACCCACGGGACCGTCGTTCAGGACAAGACGAGCGTGGCGTGTCCCGACGAGCGGAAAGAGCGAGTACTCGTGGATCTCGAGGCGGAGATTCCCGACGCCGTCGCCGACACGGCCGTCGAGGACGTCAACACCGCGGACGGGTTCAAACTCCTGCTCGCGGACGGCTCGTGGCTGCTGGTTCGCCCGAGCGGAACCGAGCCGGTGTTGCGAGTATACGCCGAGGCAACCGACGAAGAGCGGGTCGCGACGTTGCTCGGCGCCGGGGAGGAGTTGCTCGAGCCGCTGGTCTGA
- the glyS gene encoding glycine--tRNA ligase — protein sequence MSDDASAEPAERTSERLVELAKRRGYFFQSSGAYGGVGGFYTFGPQGASLKSNVEDAWRDRFALEEGNMEIDAPTIMPEPVFEASGHLDGFDDMLVECPDCGESHRADHVVEDETEYEDAESLPIPEVEEVIAEHELVCPACGAGLAGQAVEAFNLMFATNIGPGDAQPGYLRPETAQGIFVEFPRLKEYARNTLPFGVTQIGRAYRNEISPRRSIIRTREFTQAELEYFIDPETDEPDLEAVEDVEVTLYPADEQNAEDGAEIRTTIGEAVADGTISSPWVGYFLGVAKPWYDAVGVDMDRFRFRQHLAGERAHYAADCWDAESEIDGNWIEMAGFAYRSDYDLSKHAEHSEDRFTVFRQYDEPKTVERATVDPDMSYLGPEFGGDAQAVVDELEALAERDRAAFENETVEIELEGEAHEIPLEKTGFAVEEQTEAGEHIVPHVVEPSFGVDRLVYTVLHHAYREDEVAGEERTYLGLEPEVAPTFVGVFPLQNDDELEELAEEVASTLREAGLAVTYDDSGNIGRRYRRQDEVGTPFCVTVDYETLENEETTVTVRERDSTDQKRLPIDEIADTLTALRAGEVAFDDLEGER from the coding sequence ATGAGTGACGACGCGTCCGCCGAACCGGCCGAGCGAACGAGCGAACGGCTCGTCGAACTCGCCAAGCGCCGCGGGTACTTCTTCCAGTCCTCGGGTGCCTACGGCGGCGTCGGCGGCTTCTACACCTTCGGCCCGCAGGGCGCTTCGCTGAAGAGCAACGTCGAGGACGCCTGGCGCGACCGATTTGCCCTCGAGGAGGGCAACATGGAGATCGACGCACCGACCATCATGCCCGAGCCGGTCTTCGAGGCGTCGGGTCACCTCGACGGCTTCGACGACATGCTCGTCGAGTGTCCCGACTGCGGCGAGAGCCACCGCGCGGACCACGTCGTCGAGGACGAGACGGAGTACGAGGACGCCGAGAGCCTGCCGATTCCGGAGGTCGAGGAGGTCATCGCCGAGCACGAACTCGTCTGTCCCGCCTGCGGCGCGGGGCTCGCGGGCCAAGCCGTCGAGGCGTTCAACCTCATGTTCGCGACGAACATCGGTCCCGGCGACGCACAGCCGGGATACCTCCGGCCCGAGACCGCACAGGGCATCTTCGTCGAGTTCCCGCGGCTCAAGGAGTACGCCCGGAACACGCTGCCGTTCGGCGTCACCCAGATCGGTCGGGCCTACCGCAACGAGATCAGCCCGCGGCGGTCGATCATCCGCACCCGCGAGTTCACCCAGGCCGAACTCGAGTACTTCATCGACCCCGAGACGGACGAGCCGGACCTCGAGGCCGTCGAAGACGTCGAAGTGACGCTGTACCCAGCCGACGAGCAGAACGCCGAGGACGGCGCGGAAATCCGGACGACCATCGGCGAGGCCGTCGCTGACGGCACGATCTCGAGTCCGTGGGTGGGCTACTTCCTCGGCGTCGCCAAACCGTGGTACGACGCCGTGGGCGTCGACATGGACCGGTTCCGGTTCCGCCAGCACCTCGCGGGCGAGCGCGCCCACTACGCCGCCGACTGCTGGGACGCCGAGAGCGAAATCGACGGTAACTGGATCGAGATGGCCGGGTTCGCCTACCGCAGCGACTACGACCTCTCGAAACACGCCGAGCACTCGGAGGATCGCTTTACCGTTTTCCGGCAGTACGACGAGCCCAAAACCGTCGAGCGCGCGACCGTCGATCCCGACATGAGCTACCTGGGTCCGGAGTTCGGCGGCGACGCGCAGGCCGTCGTGGACGAACTCGAGGCCCTCGCAGAACGCGATCGGGCGGCCTTCGAGAACGAGACGGTCGAAATCGAACTCGAGGGCGAGGCCCACGAGATCCCGCTCGAGAAGACGGGCTTCGCCGTCGAGGAGCAGACCGAGGCCGGCGAGCACATCGTCCCCCACGTCGTCGAACCCTCCTTCGGCGTCGACCGGCTCGTTTACACCGTCCTCCACCACGCCTACCGCGAGGACGAGGTCGCCGGCGAGGAGCGGACCTACCTGGGACTCGAGCCGGAGGTCGCGCCGACGTTCGTCGGCGTGTTCCCGCTGCAAAACGACGACGAACTCGAGGAGCTGGCCGAGGAGGTCGCCTCGACGCTGCGGGAGGCCGGACTAGCGGTCACCTACGACGATTCGGGGAACATCGGCAGGCGGTATCGCAGGCAGGACGAGGTCGGTACGCCGTTCTGTGTGACCGTCGATTACGAGACGCTCGAAAACGAGGAAACCACCGTCACGGTTCGTGAGCGCGACTCGACCGATCAGAAACGCCTGCCGATCGACGAGATCGCGGACACGCTCACGGCGCTTCGGGCAGGCGAGGTCGCGTTCGACGACCTCGAGGGAGAACGGTAA
- the fni gene encoding type 2 isopentenyl-diphosphate Delta-isomerase, with translation MPETSDRKDDHIRIIHEEDVETSGTGFADIDLVHDALPEIHRDEIDTTTTLFGHELAAPIVIESMTGGHPNTTKLNRALAEAAQETGIAMGVGSQRAGLELTDEDLLESYTVVREVAPDAVLYGNVGAAQLLEYDVGDVERAVEMIDADAMAIHLNFLQEAVQPEGDIDARGCLAEIERVASELSVPVVVKETGNGISRDVARRLADAGVDAIDVAGKGGTTWSGIESYRAAAVGADRQEGIGQLFRAWGVPTAVSTLEAAESHDCVVASGGVRSGLDIAKAIALGARAGGLAKPFLAPAGQGTEAVVDLIETLALELRTAMFVTGSASVSELQSADYVVLGRTKEYLEERRER, from the coding sequence ATGCCCGAGACTTCCGACAGGAAAGACGACCACATTCGCATCATTCACGAAGAAGACGTCGAGACGTCGGGGACGGGATTCGCTGACATCGATCTGGTCCACGACGCGCTTCCCGAGATCCATCGCGACGAAATCGACACGACGACGACGCTGTTCGGGCACGAACTGGCCGCACCGATCGTCATCGAGAGCATGACCGGCGGCCATCCCAACACCACGAAGCTCAACCGGGCGCTCGCCGAAGCCGCCCAGGAGACCGGAATCGCCATGGGCGTTGGCAGCCAGCGCGCCGGTCTCGAGCTAACCGACGAGGACTTACTCGAGTCCTACACGGTCGTCCGCGAGGTCGCACCCGACGCCGTCCTCTACGGTAACGTCGGCGCGGCGCAGCTGCTCGAGTACGACGTCGGCGACGTCGAGCGAGCCGTCGAGATGATCGACGCCGACGCGATGGCGATCCATCTGAACTTCCTACAGGAGGCCGTCCAGCCCGAGGGCGACATCGACGCTCGGGGCTGTCTCGCGGAGATAGAGCGCGTCGCGAGCGAACTGAGCGTCCCCGTCGTCGTCAAGGAGACGGGCAACGGCATCTCGAGGGACGTCGCTCGACGGCTCGCCGATGCGGGCGTCGACGCCATCGACGTGGCCGGCAAGGGCGGGACGACGTGGTCGGGCATCGAGTCCTACCGGGCCGCCGCCGTCGGCGCCGACCGACAGGAGGGCATCGGACAGCTGTTTCGCGCCTGGGGCGTCCCGACCGCGGTCAGCACGCTCGAGGCGGCAGAATCGCACGACTGCGTCGTCGCGAGCGGCGGCGTCCGCTCGGGGCTCGACATCGCGAAAGCCATCGCGCTGGGCGCTCGCGCCGGCGGCCTGGCGAAACCGTTTCTCGCGCCGGCCGGGCAGGGAACCGAAGCGGTCGTCGACCTGATCGAGACGCTCGCACTCGAGCTTCGGACGGCGATGTTCGTCACAGGCTCGGCGTCGGTCTCGGAGCTTCAGTCGGCCGACTACGTCGTTCTCGGGCGGACGAAGGAGTACCTCGAGGAACGACGCGAGCGCTGA
- the cysE gene encoding serine O-acetyltransferase, with amino-acid sequence MIQQLREDTRAMCERDPAATGCLGVALCYSGLHAVWAHRISHRLWNAEFELLARVFSQFVRFLTGVEIHPGASIGRRLTIDHGMGVVIGETADIGDDVHMYHGVTLGGDTNEPVKRHPTLEDGVQVGANATLLGDITIGKNAAVGAGSVVTGDVESETTVVGVPAEPVE; translated from the coding sequence ATGATCCAGCAACTGCGCGAGGACACGCGAGCGATGTGCGAGCGCGACCCCGCTGCGACCGGCTGTCTCGGGGTCGCGCTCTGTTATTCGGGTTTACACGCCGTCTGGGCACACCGGATCAGCCACCGGCTCTGGAACGCGGAGTTCGAACTGCTCGCTCGAGTGTTCTCCCAGTTCGTCCGATTCTTGACCGGCGTCGAGATTCACCCCGGCGCGTCGATCGGACGGCGGCTGACGATCGATCACGGGATGGGAGTTGTCATCGGCGAAACGGCCGATATCGGCGACGACGTGCACATGTATCACGGCGTTACGCTCGGCGGGGACACGAACGAACCGGTCAAACGCCACCCGACGCTCGAGGACGGCGTTCAGGTCGGTGCGAACGCGACGCTGCTGGGCGATATTACGATCGGGAAGAACGCGGCGGTCGGAGCCGGTTCGGTCGTCACGGGTGACGTCGAAAGCGAGACGACCGTCGTCGGGGTTCCGGCCGAACCCGTCGAGTAA
- a CDS encoding NADPH-dependent FMN reductase, translating to MTTGPTVLAVSGSLRSKSYTRTGLKYVLRAAEEAGARTRLLDLQEHDLPLYDPDLDGQGDGDEVKRLVREADAVALGTPVYHGSYSGALKNFHDYCGFDEYEETTVGLLATAGGGSYGSTLDHLRITVRGVHGWVLPHQVGIRSASGKFEADSDAVDGRAFIDDSLQERVEKLGRMLTDYAFIEPAVSSPRAADDSE from the coding sequence ATGACGACTGGTCCCACGGTCCTCGCCGTCTCCGGAAGCCTCAGATCGAAGAGCTACACCAGAACGGGGCTCAAGTACGTCCTCCGAGCCGCCGAGGAGGCGGGCGCACGAACTCGCCTACTCGATCTTCAGGAGCACGACTTGCCGCTCTACGATCCGGATCTCGACGGGCAAGGCGACGGCGACGAGGTGAAACGGCTCGTCCGCGAGGCGGACGCCGTCGCCCTCGGAACGCCGGTCTATCACGGGTCGTACTCCGGCGCGCTGAAGAACTTCCACGACTACTGCGGGTTCGACGAGTACGAGGAGACGACCGTCGGACTGCTCGCGACCGCCGGCGGCGGGAGCTACGGCTCGACGCTTGATCACCTCCGGATCACCGTGCGAGGCGTCCACGGTTGGGTGCTTCCCCACCAGGTCGGCATCCGCAGCGCGTCCGGGAAGTTCGAGGCGGATTCCGACGCCGTCGACGGGCGCGCTTTCATCGACGATAGCCTGCAAGAGCGCGTCGAAAAACTCGGCCGGATGCTCACCGACTACGCCTTCATCGAACCGGCCGTGAGCTCGCCTCGAGCGGCCGACGACAGCGAGTGA
- a CDS encoding metallophosphoesterase family protein, translating into MNVGLISDIHGNRIALKAVLEDMPAVDELVCAGDVVGYNPWPAECIEALRAGAILSAVGTRAGAPRDRDVPTVLGNHDAAVAEGSAFRFNGMARAGVEHARSTLTDDQRDWLAALPEERLEFDDRLKLVHGHPDDPDRYTRPEDFSPRLLEDEDVLVLGHTHVQHVETYAEGIVVNPGSVGQPRDGDPRAGYAVVDLDAMTVDTHRVEYDVESVQAAVEDAGLPDRIGTRLARGK; encoded by the coding sequence ATGAACGTCGGGCTCATCTCCGACATCCACGGTAATCGAATCGCCCTCAAGGCCGTTCTCGAGGACATGCCAGCGGTCGACGAACTGGTCTGTGCGGGCGATGTCGTCGGCTACAACCCGTGGCCGGCCGAGTGCATCGAGGCCTTACGAGCGGGTGCGATACTCAGCGCCGTGGGAACGCGGGCTGGCGCGCCCCGCGACCGCGACGTGCCGACGGTGCTCGGGAACCACGACGCGGCGGTCGCCGAAGGGTCGGCGTTCCGGTTCAACGGAATGGCCCGCGCGGGCGTCGAACACGCGCGGTCGACGCTGACCGACGACCAACGCGACTGGCTTGCGGCTCTGCCCGAGGAACGCCTCGAGTTCGACGACCGACTGAAACTCGTTCACGGTCACCCCGACGATCCGGACCGGTACACTCGTCCAGAGGACTTCTCGCCGCGATTGCTCGAGGACGAGGACGTCCTCGTGCTCGGACACACCCACGTCCAGCACGTCGAGACCTACGCCGAGGGGATCGTCGTCAATCCGGGCAGCGTCGGGCAGCCTCGAGACGGCGATCCGCGGGCGGGCTACGCTGTCGTCGACCTCGATGCCATGACTGTCGACACGCATCGCGTCGAGTACGACGTCGAGAGTGTGCAAGCGGCCGTCGAGGACGCCGGGCTTCCCGATCGTATCGGGACCCGACTCGCTCGCGGGAAGTGA
- a CDS encoding DUF1931 family protein: MADLIVKAAVKEALDDKNVASDFYEALDEEVDELLEDAARRAEANDRKTVQPRDL, encoded by the coding sequence ATGGCAGATCTGATCGTCAAAGCCGCCGTAAAGGAAGCGCTCGATGACAAGAACGTCGCCTCGGACTTCTACGAAGCACTCGACGAGGAAGTCGACGAGCTTCTCGAGGACGCAGCACGACGTGCCGAAGCGAACGACCGGAAGACGGTCCAGCCGCGCGACCTGTAA
- a CDS encoding DUF7556 family protein, translated as MPNTHAHSVGSDDTVVGSIDSGGSSSEYVIADISADGAWLSMQADAAPELPAWR; from the coding sequence ATGCCCAACACTCACGCACACTCGGTTGGGTCCGACGACACCGTCGTTGGCTCCATCGATTCGGGAGGCTCGAGCAGCGAGTACGTCATCGCGGACATCTCCGCCGACGGTGCGTGGCTCTCGATGCAAGCCGACGCCGCGCCGGAGCTCCCGGCCTGGCGATAG
- a CDS encoding GIY-YIG nuclease family protein produces the protein MADHVVYVLECADGSLYTGYTTDLERRVAEHNAGDGAKYTRARTPVEVVYRERYDSKSAAMSREYEIKQRSRVEKERLVGLE, from the coding sequence ATGGCAGACCACGTCGTCTACGTCCTCGAGTGCGCCGATGGGAGTCTCTACACCGGCTACACGACGGACCTCGAGCGCCGCGTCGCCGAGCACAACGCGGGCGACGGCGCGAAGTACACGCGAGCGCGAACGCCAGTCGAAGTCGTCTACCGCGAGCGCTACGACTCGAAGTCGGCCGCGATGTCCCGCGAGTACGAGATCAAACAGCGCTCGCGGGTCGAAAAAGAGCGGCTGGTCGGACTCGAGTGA
- a CDS encoding IMP cyclohydrolase, with amino-acid sequence MYVGRFVVVGPDVGAYRVSSRSFPNRKITARETALTVGPTDDAPETDNPYVAYNCLRVVETPTGETAAFGNGSHVDPIAEKLERGYPARDALATSLLALDYEKDDYNTPRIAATIGDDGEALIATVRKDALRVESVEEPTLVATYETNAPEPFAFEAASAEEAASEAYDLEFEHAVCAAGVARTDDGFETAIENGE; translated from the coding sequence ATGTACGTTGGACGCTTCGTCGTCGTCGGCCCCGACGTTGGTGCCTACCGCGTTTCCTCGCGGTCGTTCCCGAACCGGAAGATAACCGCTCGAGAAACGGCGTTGACGGTCGGACCGACCGACGACGCGCCGGAGACGGACAATCCGTACGTCGCCTACAACTGTCTGCGCGTCGTCGAGACGCCGACGGGAGAGACCGCCGCTTTCGGCAACGGCTCGCACGTCGATCCGATCGCGGAGAAACTCGAGCGAGGGTATCCCGCTCGCGACGCCCTCGCGACCAGCCTGCTCGCGTTAGATTACGAGAAGGACGACTACAATACACCGCGAATCGCCGCGACGATCGGCGACGACGGCGAGGCGCTGATCGCGACGGTTCGGAAGGACGCCCTTCGCGTCGAGAGCGTCGAGGAACCGACGCTGGTGGCGACCTACGAGACGAACGCTCCGGAACCGTTCGCGTTCGAAGCCGCGAGCGCCGAGGAAGCCGCCAGCGAGGCCTACGACCTCGAGTTCGAACACGCCGTCTGCGCGGCGGGCGTCGCCCGCACCGACGACGGGTTCGAGACGGCGATCGAGAACGGCGAGTGA
- a CDS encoding DUF7563 family protein, with product MPQCNHCSAHVSERFARVFADEHGEIHACVSCSANAGIAEAARERARSV from the coding sequence ATGCCACAGTGTAACCACTGCAGCGCGCACGTGTCGGAACGGTTCGCTCGCGTGTTTGCAGACGAGCACGGCGAGATTCACGCGTGCGTTAGCTGCTCGGCGAACGCAGGAATCGCAGAAGCTGCTCGAGAGCGCGCTCGGAGCGTCTGA